One region of Termitidicoccus mucosus genomic DNA includes:
- a CDS encoding copper-translocating P-type ATPase, translating into MPDHCSDPAGNKNTDHTGAPPSDAPVYMGLPDARVLLPRFWVALALTLPVLVLSMGEMIAPAFFHRLFAGAPAALNGWLQFALTTPVFFWCGKFFIRRWWRSIRERDTNMFTLTVTGTGAAYVYSTAALLLGDALPPSFQTAHGVPLYFEGAAVITTLVLLGQIIEQRAHARTDAAIRALMALAPATAHLVHADGGEEDVPLETIQPGDTLRVRPGEKVPVDGAIVSGASAVNESMLTGEPVPVEKKAGDAVSAGTLNTTGAFLFRATRVGRDTLLAQIIRLVEEAQETDAPIARLADRVSAVFVPAVLGVSALSFVLWLVLGPAPAFAHALLSAVAVLIIACPCALGLATPVALVTGIGRGAQAGVLVKDAAALERLSSARTLLIDKTGTLTEGRPALTGIVPAPGCDLAEDELLRLAAAAEAPSEHPLARAITGAAKARGLALPPAENFAAAPGAGVTAIVSGKQIQLTRAEEGGAERRPAGGAPASQDSATLVALLIDGRHAATLALSDTVKPTTPAAIAELHRLGLRVVMVTGDREGAARAIAGPLGIDAVHAGATPASKQQLVRGHQARGETVIFAGDGLNDAPALAAADVSIAMGAGTDVAMASAGLVLVRGDLRGIVKAIHLSRATLRSIRQNLFLAFFYNSLGIPLAAGLLYPVFGWQLNPMFAAAAMSLSSLSVVGNSLRLRRMRL; encoded by the coding sequence ATGCCCGACCACTGCAGCGATCCCGCCGGAAACAAAAACACCGATCACACCGGCGCGCCTCCGTCCGACGCGCCCGTTTACATGGGCCTGCCCGACGCCCGCGTGCTCCTGCCGCGGTTCTGGGTGGCGCTTGCGCTCACGCTTCCCGTGCTCGTGCTCTCCATGGGCGAGATGATCGCGCCCGCGTTTTTCCACCGTCTCTTCGCCGGCGCGCCCGCGGCGCTCAACGGCTGGCTGCAATTCGCGCTCACCACGCCGGTGTTTTTCTGGTGCGGAAAATTCTTCATCCGCCGCTGGTGGCGCTCCATCCGCGAGCGCGACACCAACATGTTCACCCTCACCGTGACCGGCACCGGCGCGGCCTATGTTTACAGCACGGCCGCGCTCCTGCTCGGCGACGCGCTGCCCCCCTCGTTCCAGACCGCGCACGGCGTGCCGCTTTACTTCGAGGGCGCGGCCGTCATCACCACGCTCGTCCTCCTGGGACAGATCATCGAGCAGCGCGCCCACGCCCGCACCGACGCCGCCATTCGCGCGCTCATGGCTCTGGCGCCCGCCACCGCGCATCTCGTCCATGCCGACGGAGGCGAGGAGGATGTGCCGCTCGAAACCATCCAGCCCGGCGACACCCTTCGCGTGCGTCCCGGCGAAAAGGTGCCTGTGGACGGCGCCATCGTTTCCGGCGCGAGCGCGGTCAACGAGTCCATGCTCACGGGCGAGCCCGTGCCGGTGGAAAAGAAGGCCGGCGACGCGGTCTCGGCGGGCACGCTCAACACGACCGGCGCGTTTCTCTTCCGGGCCACGCGCGTGGGGCGCGACACGCTCCTCGCGCAAATCATCCGCCTGGTCGAGGAGGCGCAGGAAACCGACGCGCCCATCGCGCGGCTGGCCGACCGCGTGTCGGCGGTGTTCGTGCCCGCGGTGCTCGGCGTGTCCGCCCTTTCGTTTGTCCTCTGGCTCGTGCTCGGGCCCGCGCCGGCGTTCGCGCACGCGCTGCTCAGCGCCGTGGCCGTGCTTATCATCGCGTGCCCCTGCGCGCTCGGGCTGGCCACGCCGGTCGCGCTCGTCACCGGCATCGGCCGCGGCGCGCAGGCCGGCGTGCTGGTGAAGGATGCCGCCGCCCTGGAGCGGCTCTCCTCCGCCCGCACCCTGCTCATCGACAAGACCGGCACGCTCACCGAGGGCCGCCCCGCGCTCACCGGCATTGTGCCCGCGCCCGGCTGCGACCTCGCCGAGGACGAGTTGCTCCGCCTCGCCGCCGCCGCGGAGGCGCCCAGCGAGCACCCGCTGGCCCGGGCCATCACCGGGGCCGCAAAGGCGCGCGGGCTCGCGCTCCCTCCCGCCGAAAATTTTGCCGCCGCGCCGGGCGCCGGCGTCACCGCCATTGTATCGGGAAAACAAATACAACTGACCCGCGCGGAGGAAGGAGGCGCGGAGCGCCGTCCCGCGGGCGGGGCGCCCGCGTCGCAAGACTCGGCCACCCTCGTCGCCCTCCTCATCGACGGACGCCATGCGGCCACGCTCGCGCTTTCCGACACGGTGAAGCCGACCACGCCCGCGGCCATCGCCGAACTGCACCGCCTCGGGCTGCGCGTCGTGATGGTCACCGGCGACCGTGAAGGCGCGGCGCGCGCCATCGCGGGACCGCTTGGGATCGACGCCGTTCACGCCGGGGCCACGCCCGCCTCGAAACAGCAGCTCGTGCGCGGGCACCAGGCGCGCGGGGAGACCGTCATCTTCGCGGGCGACGGGCTCAACGACGCCCCCGCGCTCGCCGCCGCCGACGTGAGCATCGCGATGGGCGCGGGCACGGATGTCGCGATGGCCAGCGCGGGCCTCGTCCTCGTGCGCGGCGACCTGCGCGGCATCGTGAAAGCCATTCATCTCAGCCGCGCCACGCTGCGCTCCATCAGGCAGAATCTCTTTCTCGCCTTCTTCTACAACAGCCTTGGCATTCCGCTGGCGGCCGGGCTGCTCTATCCGGTCTTTGGCTGGCAGCTTAATCCCATGTTTGCCGCCGCGGCGATGAGTCTCAGTTCCCTCAGTGTCGTCGGCAACTCCCTCCGCCTGCGCCGGATGCGGTTGTAG
- a CDS encoding DUF5107 domain-containing protein, giving the protein MPSVTVTRETLVIPTYLPHAPDKNPMFLEKRVYQGSSGKVYPLPFTDRIAQEKTDERWEAVHIENEFVRVTVLPQLGGRIHAGLDKTNGYDFFYRQNVIKPALVGLAGPWISGGVEFNWPQHHRPSTFMPADVSVESHPDGSRTVWMSEHEPLNRMKGMHGVRLYPDKNYIELRARVYNGTPGAQTFLWWANVGVRAHALYQSVFPPDVHYVADHAKRAMSGFPLCRGHYYGVDYGARAGRKTAHGYAANDLSWYGNIPVPTSYMCMGTGEDFFGGYDHAREAGVIHIANHHISPGKKQWVWGNAGFGHAWDRHLTDHDENGECAPYVELMAGVYTDNQPDFAWLMPGETKTWSQYWYPVQKIGPAQKANLDAAASLRVDAKRGTARIGVSVSSLQTGARVRLLAKDRLVCEFTRDLAPDQPLVEEIKLPRARRLRETDLRLVVCAAGGRELIAHSPKAPPQKKTVPPPATEPPLPAGITNNDELYVTGLHLEQYRHATRHPEPYWREALRRDPGDSRCHNALGRWHLRRGELAEAEAHFRAAIGRLTRRNPNPCDGEPWYNLGLTLRMRAERVACVPAVGSCGMGVSPMLTALRAADASPRASRARHAARAAAAPLLDEAYAFFYKATWNHAWQAAGFHALAELDCLRGDWTAALDHLDRALRVNTDNLKARDLRAIVLRKLGRDDEADAQLRDTLALDPLDWWARFLNGEPLSCDMQTRLDLALDFARAGLFADALAVLEARATGSAGILPADDAQRRHMGGPPMPRNPHGLEARATTDGTAPLVVYYRAWLCARLGRAAETRRHLAAAAKAPPDYCFPARPEEIAILEFAMRENPRDARAPYYLGNLLYDRRRFADAIALWEKSARLDPAFSIVWRNLGIGWFNIAGKPAKARAAYERAFKADPRDARLLFERDQLWKRMGESPARRLRELERHPALTSRRDDLSVELCALYNQAGAPEKALRILESRQFQPWEGGEGQTLAQYARAGLLLARAALDRGDARGARRRLESVLNPPENLGENWHPLANGSEIWHWLGEACAMAGDAAAARKYWRQAAEFRGDFQEMSVRAFSEMTYFSALALRRLGREKEAADLLRGLLAHARALAKEQAKIDYFATSLPTMLLFEDDLQARQETKAAYMEAQALHGLGRTAEAKRLFAKVARRDANFPWRMI; this is encoded by the coding sequence ATGCCATCCGTCACCGTCACCCGCGAGACCCTTGTCATTCCCACCTACCTGCCGCACGCGCCGGACAAAAACCCGATGTTTCTGGAAAAGCGCGTCTATCAGGGCAGCAGCGGCAAAGTTTATCCGCTGCCGTTCACCGACCGCATCGCGCAGGAAAAAACCGACGAACGCTGGGAGGCCGTCCATATCGAAAACGAGTTCGTGCGCGTGACCGTGCTGCCGCAACTCGGCGGGCGCATCCATGCCGGCCTCGACAAGACCAACGGCTACGATTTTTTCTACCGGCAAAACGTCATCAAGCCCGCGCTGGTCGGCCTTGCCGGCCCGTGGATCTCGGGCGGCGTGGAGTTCAACTGGCCGCAGCATCACCGCCCCTCGACCTTCATGCCGGCGGACGTGTCGGTCGAGTCGCACCCGGACGGCTCGCGCACCGTCTGGATGAGCGAGCACGAGCCGCTCAACCGCATGAAGGGCATGCACGGCGTCCGCCTGTATCCGGATAAAAACTACATCGAGCTGAGGGCGCGCGTTTACAACGGCACGCCGGGCGCGCAGACCTTCCTCTGGTGGGCCAACGTCGGCGTGCGCGCGCACGCGCTCTACCAGTCGGTGTTTCCGCCCGACGTGCATTACGTGGCCGACCACGCGAAGCGCGCGATGAGCGGGTTTCCGCTCTGCCGCGGGCATTATTACGGCGTCGATTACGGCGCGCGCGCCGGCCGCAAAACCGCGCACGGCTACGCGGCCAACGACCTTTCGTGGTATGGCAACATCCCCGTCCCCACCTCCTACATGTGCATGGGCACGGGCGAGGATTTCTTCGGCGGCTACGACCACGCGCGCGAGGCCGGTGTCATCCACATCGCGAACCATCACATCTCGCCCGGAAAAAAACAATGGGTGTGGGGCAACGCCGGATTCGGCCACGCCTGGGACCGGCACCTGACCGACCACGACGAAAACGGCGAATGCGCGCCGTATGTCGAGCTGATGGCCGGCGTTTACACCGACAACCAGCCCGACTTCGCCTGGCTCATGCCGGGCGAGACGAAGACTTGGAGCCAGTATTGGTATCCGGTGCAAAAAATCGGCCCCGCGCAAAAGGCGAACCTCGACGCCGCCGCGAGCCTGCGCGTTGACGCGAAACGCGGCACCGCACGCATCGGCGTATCCGTTTCTTCACTACAAACCGGGGCCCGCGTGCGCCTGCTGGCGAAAGACCGGCTCGTGTGCGAGTTCACCCGCGACCTCGCCCCGGACCAGCCGCTCGTCGAGGAGATCAAACTGCCGCGCGCGCGCCGGCTCAGGGAAACCGACCTGCGCCTCGTCGTGTGCGCCGCCGGCGGCCGCGAACTCATCGCCCATTCCCCCAAGGCGCCGCCGCAAAAGAAAACCGTGCCGCCGCCCGCGACCGAGCCGCCGCTGCCCGCCGGCATTACGAACAACGACGAACTTTACGTGACGGGGCTTCACCTCGAACAGTATCGCCACGCCACGCGGCACCCCGAGCCTTACTGGCGCGAGGCGTTGCGCCGCGACCCGGGCGACTCGCGCTGTCACAACGCCCTTGGCCGCTGGCACCTGCGGCGCGGCGAACTTGCTGAGGCGGAGGCGCACTTCCGCGCCGCCATCGGGCGGCTGACGCGCCGCAACCCGAATCCCTGCGACGGCGAGCCGTGGTACAACCTCGGCCTGACCCTGCGCATGCGCGCCGAACGTGTCGCGTGTGTCCCCGCCGTGGGATCGTGTGGCATGGGCGTCTCGCCCATGTTGACGGCGCTCCGCGCCGCGGACGCAAGCCCACGGGCGAGTCGAGCGCGCCACGCAGCCCGCGCCGCCGCCGCTCCGCTGCTCGACGAAGCCTATGCGTTTTTCTACAAGGCCACTTGGAACCACGCGTGGCAGGCGGCCGGCTTTCACGCGCTGGCGGAGCTCGATTGCCTGCGCGGCGACTGGACGGCGGCGCTCGATCATCTCGACCGCGCGCTGCGCGTGAACACCGACAACCTCAAGGCCCGCGACCTGCGCGCGATCGTGCTGCGCAAGCTCGGCCGCGACGACGAGGCCGACGCGCAACTCCGCGACACGCTCGCGCTCGACCCGCTCGACTGGTGGGCGCGTTTCCTCAACGGCGAGCCGCTTTCCTGCGACATGCAAACGCGGCTCGACCTCGCGCTGGACTTCGCGCGCGCGGGCCTGTTTGCCGACGCGCTCGCGGTGCTGGAAGCCCGTGCCACTGGGAGCGCCGGCATCTTGCCGGCAGACGACGCGCAGCGTCGCCACATGGGCGGGCCGCCCATGCCACGCAACCCGCACGGGCTGGAAGCCCGTGCCACAACGGACGGCACCGCGCCGCTCGTGGTGTATTACCGCGCATGGCTGTGCGCGAGGCTCGGCCGCGCGGCCGAAACGCGGCGGCACCTCGCGGCGGCGGCCAAGGCGCCGCCGGATTACTGCTTCCCCGCGCGCCCGGAGGAAATCGCGATCCTGGAGTTCGCCATGCGCGAAAATCCGCGCGACGCCCGCGCCCCGTATTATCTGGGCAACCTGCTCTACGACCGCCGCCGCTTCGCCGACGCGATCGCGCTCTGGGAAAAATCCGCGCGGCTCGACCCGGCATTCTCCATCGTGTGGCGCAACCTCGGCATCGGCTGGTTCAACATCGCCGGGAAACCCGCGAAGGCGCGCGCGGCCTACGAGCGCGCCTTCAAGGCCGATCCGCGCGATGCGCGCTTGTTGTTCGAACGCGACCAGCTCTGGAAACGCATGGGCGAATCGCCCGCGCGTCGGCTGCGCGAGTTGGAACGCCATCCCGCGCTCACGAGCCGGCGCGACGACCTCTCGGTCGAGCTTTGCGCGCTGTATAATCAGGCGGGCGCGCCGGAAAAGGCGCTGCGGATTCTGGAATCGCGCCAGTTCCAGCCGTGGGAAGGCGGCGAGGGCCAGACGCTGGCGCAATACGCGCGGGCCGGCCTGCTGCTCGCCCGCGCGGCGCTGGACCGGGGCGATGCGCGCGGCGCGCGGCGGCGCTTGGAAAGCGTGCTCAATCCGCCGGAAAATCTCGGCGAAAACTGGCACCCGCTCGCGAATGGCAGCGAGATCTGGCATTGGCTCGGCGAGGCGTGCGCGATGGCGGGCGATGCGGCGGCGGCCAGAAAATACTGGCGGCAGGCCGCGGAGTTTCGCGGCGACTTTCAGGAGATGAGCGTGCGCGCGTTTTCGGAAATGACGTATTTCTCCGCGCTCGCGCTGCGCAGGCTCGGACGCGAAAAGGAGGCGGCCGACCTGTTGCGCGGCCTGCTCGCCCATGCGCGCGCGCTGGCGAAGGAGCAGGCAAAAATCGACTATTTCGCCACGTCGCTGCCGACGATGCTGCTTTTCGAGGACGACTTGCAGGCGCGCCAGGAAACCAAGGCCGCCTACATGGAGGCGCAGGCCCTGCACGGCCTCGGCAGGACGGCGGAGGCGAAGCGGCTGTTCGCAAAGGTGGCCAGACGCGACGCGAATTTCCCGTGGAGGATGATATGA
- a CDS encoding sugar-binding domain-containing protein produces the protein MNSSDFTISLAGEWRVRATAERTGNNDGAPFQADAVVRLPGALAAQGVGEEISVNTPWVGSIFDPAWFTEPEYARWRVPGNIKVPFWLQPEKYFRGVARYEREVEIPGSWAGRRVVLALERAHWATRVWIDGREAGRNDSLSTPHEYDLGAGLAAGKHTLAIEVDNTVVIDVGPNSHSISDHTQGNWNGVIGRIELVATATAWLDEVQVFPSVAARSARVRGRVGGAETLSAGAVARVRVEKQTADGSPGDAAQARTAAIGKNGVFEIECPLGADAELWDEFNPALYRAVVSLENGEARAVTFGLREVGTEGTQITVNGRRVFLRGTLECAAWPLTGYPPADVESWRRMLRAARAHGLNHIRFHSWCPPEAAFVAGDELGFYFQIEVASWPNQGTTVGDGGAQDAWLVREADRIVRAYGSHPSFMFFAAGNEPGGPHSAAWLTYWVERMKALDSRRLHTCSAGWPEIAASQYHVTHWPRTHQWLDNLKSRLNALPPETRTDYRDFIGKRAVPVVSHEIGQWCVYPNFDEMPKYTGVMKPRNFEIFRETLAEHGMAGQAREFLHASGKLQVLCYKEEIESALRTPGMGGFQLLGLSDFPGQGTALVGVLDAFWEEKGYVAPEEWRRFCAGTVPLARLERRVFEAGDELRAEIELAHYGPAALEKAVVKWRLVTGNGSAVTEGRLTPPQAVATGALTALGRVEVTLDESMLADGGAARKLTLVVSVEDGDGGARAENDWDVWLYPKNGSAVRAPGAAPRDAVLVCSEFDAAAEAALREGGAVLLAIPPERVRGDAKHGRVELGFTSIFWNTSWSNRQAPHTLGILCDPAHPALAGFPTESHSNWQWWHVVSRASAMILDELPPELRPVIQVVDDWFTHRKLALAFECRVGAGRLLVCSVDLREADGANPVVRQLRASLLRYAAGADFAPRVELAAEQVRDLFTRR, from the coding sequence ATGAACTCCTCCGATTTCACGATTTCTCTCGCCGGCGAATGGCGCGTACGCGCCACGGCGGAACGCACGGGCAATAACGACGGCGCGCCATTTCAAGCCGACGCCGTCGTGCGCCTGCCGGGCGCGCTGGCCGCGCAAGGCGTGGGCGAGGAAATCTCCGTCAACACGCCGTGGGTCGGGAGCATCTTCGACCCCGCGTGGTTCACCGAGCCGGAATACGCGCGCTGGCGCGTGCCGGGAAACATCAAGGTGCCGTTCTGGTTGCAGCCGGAGAAGTATTTTCGCGGCGTGGCGCGTTATGAGCGCGAGGTGGAGATTCCCGGCTCCTGGGCCGGGCGGCGCGTGGTGCTCGCGCTGGAGCGCGCGCATTGGGCGACGCGCGTCTGGATCGACGGGCGCGAGGCGGGACGCAACGACAGCCTGAGCACGCCGCACGAATACGACCTGGGCGCGGGCCTCGCCGCCGGCAAACACACGCTCGCCATCGAGGTGGACAACACCGTGGTGATCGATGTGGGACCCAACTCGCACAGCATCAGCGATCACACGCAAGGCAACTGGAACGGCGTCATCGGGCGCATCGAGTTGGTGGCGACCGCGACGGCATGGCTCGACGAGGTGCAGGTTTTCCCGAGCGTGGCGGCGCGCTCCGCGAGGGTGCGCGGACGCGTGGGCGGGGCGGAGACGCTGTCCGCCGGCGCCGTGGCCCGGGTGCGCGTCGAAAAACAAACGGCGGACGGAAGCCCCGGCGACGCGGCGCAGGCCCGCACTGCGGCGATCGGAAAAAACGGCGTCTTCGAGATCGAATGCCCGCTCGGTGCGGACGCCGAATTGTGGGATGAATTTAATCCGGCATTGTATCGCGCGGTGGTGTCGCTGGAGAACGGCGAAGCGCGCGCGGTCACCTTCGGCCTGCGCGAAGTCGGGACGGAAGGCACGCAGATCACGGTGAACGGGCGGCGCGTGTTTTTGCGCGGCACGCTGGAATGTGCGGCGTGGCCGCTCACCGGTTATCCGCCGGCGGATGTGGAATCGTGGCGGCGCATGCTGCGCGCGGCGCGGGCGCACGGGTTGAATCACATCCGGTTTCATTCGTGGTGCCCGCCCGAGGCGGCGTTCGTGGCGGGCGACGAGCTGGGTTTTTATTTCCAAATCGAGGTGGCGTCATGGCCGAACCAAGGCACGACGGTGGGCGACGGCGGCGCGCAGGACGCGTGGCTGGTGCGCGAGGCCGACCGCATCGTGCGCGCCTACGGGAGTCATCCGTCGTTCATGTTTTTCGCGGCTGGCAACGAGCCCGGCGGGCCGCACAGCGCGGCGTGGCTGACGTATTGGGTGGAGCGCATGAAGGCGCTCGACTCGCGGCGGCTGCACACCTGCTCGGCAGGCTGGCCGGAAATAGCGGCCAGCCAGTATCACGTCACGCACTGGCCGCGCACGCACCAGTGGCTGGACAACCTCAAGTCGCGCCTCAACGCGCTGCCGCCGGAAACGCGCACCGATTACCGCGACTTCATCGGCAAACGCGCCGTGCCCGTGGTGAGCCACGAAATCGGCCAGTGGTGCGTGTATCCCAACTTCGACGAGATGCCGAAATACACCGGCGTGATGAAGCCGCGAAACTTCGAGATTTTTCGCGAGACGCTCGCGGAGCACGGCATGGCCGGGCAGGCGCGCGAATTTCTGCACGCGTCGGGGAAATTGCAGGTTTTGTGTTACAAGGAGGAAATCGAGTCGGCGCTGCGCACGCCGGGCATGGGCGGGTTCCAGTTGCTCGGGTTGAGCGACTTCCCGGGGCAGGGCACGGCGCTGGTCGGCGTGCTGGACGCATTTTGGGAGGAAAAAGGCTACGTCGCCCCGGAGGAATGGCGAAGGTTCTGCGCCGGCACCGTGCCGCTGGCGCGCTTGGAACGGCGCGTGTTCGAGGCCGGCGACGAGTTGCGCGCGGAGATCGAGCTGGCGCACTACGGGCCGGCGGCGCTGGAAAAGGCCGTGGTGAAATGGAGGCTGGTGACCGGCAACGGAAGCGCCGTCACGGAAGGACGCCTGACCCCGCCGCAGGCGGTGGCAACCGGCGCGCTGACCGCGCTTGGGCGTGTGGAGGTGACGCTGGACGAGTCCATGCTCGCGGACGGCGGCGCGGCGCGAAAGCTGACGCTGGTCGTGTCGGTCGAGGACGGAGACGGAGGCGCGCGCGCCGAAAACGACTGGGATGTCTGGTTGTATCCAAAAAATGGATCGGCAGTGCGCGCCCCCGGCGCCGCGCCGCGCGACGCGGTGCTGGTTTGCAGCGAGTTCGACGCCGCGGCCGAGGCGGCGCTGCGCGAAGGCGGGGCTGTGCTGCTGGCCATCCCGCCGGAGCGCGTGCGCGGCGATGCGAAGCACGGGCGCGTGGAACTCGGTTTCACGAGCATTTTCTGGAACACATCCTGGTCGAACCGGCAGGCTCCGCACACGCTCGGGATCTTGTGCGATCCCGCGCACCCGGCGCTGGCGGGCTTCCCGACGGAATCGCACAGCAACTGGCAATGGTGGCATGTCGTGAGCCGCGCGTCCGCCATGATCCTCGATGAGCTGCCGCCGGAGCTGCGCCCGGTGATACAGGTGGTGGACGACTGGTTCACGCACCGGAAGCTCGCGCTGGCCTTCGAGTGCCGTGTCGGCGCGGGCCGGCTGCTGGTGTGCAGCGTCGATTTGCGCGAAGCAGACGGTGCGAATCCGGTCGTCCGGCAATTGCGCGCGAGCTTGCTGCGTTACGCGGCGGGCGCGGATTTCGCGCCGCGGGTGGAACTGGCGGCGGAGCAGGTGCGCGACCTGTTCACCCGCCGCTGA
- a CDS encoding LysR substrate-binding domain-containing protein, with the protein MELRHFRYFVAVAEALNFRRAAERLHVSAPTLSVQIKDLEGLLNARLFERDTMSVTLTAAGEILLEEARQVLEKAERAATAVREAAKGRRGTLRIGNVGLLSYGFIPDSLKIFRERYPAVEVELTEMDINRQAADILQTREIQIGFAASFEKNILTGTRHFLVYKKPLEVLLGTDHRLARKRWISLSDLTRERLLAFGNIKNSRHEEALRDLFRNRAVKMPPLKYVTSFDNGIAMIASGQELSIAPEVVTLHSYKGITFRPLKETGKDLLIELHAIWRKDETSPLVHNFLDILRTYCRGKNL; encoded by the coding sequence ATGGAACTGAGGCATTTCCGGTATTTCGTGGCCGTGGCCGAGGCATTGAATTTCCGGCGGGCGGCGGAGCGGCTGCACGTCTCGGCGCCGACGCTGAGCGTGCAGATCAAGGATTTGGAGGGGCTCCTCAACGCGCGTTTGTTCGAGCGGGACACCATGTCGGTGACGCTCACGGCGGCCGGGGAGATCCTGCTGGAGGAGGCGCGGCAGGTGCTGGAAAAGGCCGAACGCGCCGCCACGGCGGTGAGGGAGGCGGCCAAAGGCAGGCGGGGCACGCTGCGCATCGGCAATGTCGGCCTGCTGTCGTACGGCTTTATCCCGGACAGCCTGAAGATCTTTCGCGAGCGCTATCCGGCGGTCGAGGTGGAATTGACCGAGATGGATATCAACCGGCAGGCGGCGGACATCCTGCAAACCCGGGAAATCCAGATCGGTTTCGCGGCCAGTTTCGAAAAGAACATCCTGACCGGCACGCGGCATTTTCTGGTTTATAAAAAGCCACTTGAGGTGCTGCTGGGCACGGACCACCGGCTCGCGCGCAAGCGCTGGATTTCGTTGTCCGATCTGACCCGGGAACGGCTGCTGGCGTTTGGGAACATAAAGAACTCGCGGCACGAGGAGGCGTTGCGCGATCTTTTCCGGAATCGCGCCGTCAAAATGCCGCCGTTAAAATACGTGACCTCCTTCGACAATGGCATCGCCATGATCGCGAGCGGGCAGGAGCTCTCCATCGCCCCTGAGGTCGTCACCCTGCACTCCTACAAGGGAATCACCTTCCGGCCCTTGAAGGAGACGGGCAAGGATTTGCTGATCGAATTGCACGCCATCTGGAGAAAGGACGAAACCTCCCCTCTGGTGCACAATTTCCTCGACATCCTGCGGACCTATTGCCGCGGGAAGAACTTGTGA
- a CDS encoding MarR family winged helix-turn-helix transcriptional regulator: MKKNHHFISSRLDGTQDPRGTPPRARPDRKTAEAAFKQPASSTLVPFQAMARIARECGLPDDSSITLLTLMTASRVVNARLGVMFKALDTSEVKISTLITLLALDPAPAIQTDLAGCAQVSRTTMTDTIDAMAADGLVTRHSAPGDRRAQNIRLTPDGRVFARHIVQPLLMILHECAATLTPQERCRLARTCTRICEYFSTSS, translated from the coding sequence ATGAAGAAAAATCATCATTTCATCTCCAGCAGGCTGGACGGCACGCAAGACCCTCGAGGCACGCCGCCGCGCGCCCGGCCCGATCGCAAGACGGCCGAGGCCGCATTCAAACAACCCGCGTCTTCCACCCTCGTCCCCTTCCAGGCCATGGCCCGCATTGCCCGCGAGTGCGGCCTGCCCGACGACAGTAGCATCACCCTGCTCACGCTGATGACCGCCAGCCGCGTCGTGAACGCCCGGCTCGGAGTCATGTTCAAGGCGCTGGACACCTCGGAGGTCAAAATCTCCACCTTGATCACGCTGCTCGCGCTCGATCCCGCCCCGGCCATCCAGACCGATCTGGCCGGGTGCGCCCAAGTCAGCCGCACCACCATGACCGACACCATCGACGCGATGGCCGCCGACGGCCTGGTGACCCGCCACTCCGCCCCGGGTGACCGCCGGGCGCAGAACATCCGCCTGACCCCGGACGGACGGGTCTTCGCGCGCCACATCGTGCAGCCCCTGCTCATGATCCTGCACGAGTGCGCCGCCACGCTCACCCCGCAGGAACGCTGCCGACTGGCCCGGACCTGCACCCGGATTTGCGAGTATTTTTCCACTTCGTCCTGA